DNA from Sphingomonas sp. SUN039:
GCCTGCGCCTTGTCGGCATCACGGTTGAGGATCGTGATCCATGTCGCCCGTCCCGCCAGCGCCGCGAGCACGGCACGCGCGGCCCCGCCCGCCCCGACGACAATGGCATGGTCGAAACGCCTGCCGGCCAGTGGCTCGGCAAATCCCGTCGCATCGGTATTGCCCGCCGCCAGCCCAAGGTCCTGGGGAATGACGACGTTCGCGGCTCCCACCCTTCGCGCAAGCGGGGACAGGTCGCTCACCAGATCCATTACTGCGAGCTTGTGCGGCATCGTAACGTTGCACCCTCGCCAGGCGGCATCGCCCCGCCTTTGGACGAAATAATCGGTGAGCTCGTCCGGACGCACCTGACAACGGCGGTATTCGGCATCGATGCCGAGCTTCTCCAGCCAGAAATTGTGAATGACCGGCGACTTCGACTGGGCGATCGGGTCGCCGATGACCTCGGCATAGGGCCGCGTCATGACGCCAGCATGCCCCGCACGCGCAACCAGCCAAGCAGCGGCAGCAGCGGCAGGCCCATGATCGTCCAGTGGTCGCCGTCGATGCGGTCGAACAGCTGCACGCCCGCGCCCTCGATCCGGTAACCGCCGACGCAGCCCGCGACAGCCGTGCCCTCGCGCAGGACGTACCCGGCGATGAAATCGTCCGACAGTGCGCGCATCGTCATCGTCGCCCGGGCAACGTGCCGCCACACCGGCACGCCATTCTCCGCTGCGACAACTGCGCTGTGCAGCCGGTGCGTGCGGCCCGATAGCGCGCGCAATTGTTCAGCCAGCCCTTCGCCCGGCTTGTCGATCAGCAACCCATCGTCGCGCTGGACCGTCGAATCGCAGCCAAGAACGAGGTCGCCGGGACGGCGCGACGAGATTTTGACGGCTTTGAGTTCGGCAAGCGCATCGGCCAGCCCGCGCCCGTCGAGATGCCTGAGCGCCGCTTTCGCCGCGTCCTCGTCGACGCCCGGCGACACGGCCTCGTGCACAACCCCTGCCGCACTCAGCATCGCGCGCCGTGACGCGCTGGTCGACGCCAGCACCAGCATCAGACGGTGCCGCGCCGTTCGTTGCACAGGTTGATGATTGCGGCCGCTGCTTCCTCGATCGACCGCCGCGTCATGTCGATCACCGGCCAGGCATTGTCGGCAAACATCCGCCGCGCGTACGCCAGCTCTGCCGCGACTTTATCCTCGTCGACATAATCGGTTTCGGGGGCCTGGTTAAGCGACAGCAACCGGTTGCGGCGGATCTGGATCAACCGGTCGGCGCTGGTGACGAGACCGACGACCAGCGGATTTTTGAGGTCGTAAAGCAGCTCGGGCGGCGGCGATTCGACAACGATAGGGATGTTTGCGGTCTTGTAGCCGCGATTGGCGAGATAGATCGATGTCGGCGTCTTCGAGGTCCGGCTGACGCCGG
Protein-coding regions in this window:
- a CDS encoding shikimate dehydrogenase, translated to MTRPYAEVIGDPIAQSKSPVIHNFWLEKLGIDAEYRRCQVRPDELTDYFVQRRGDAAWRGCNVTMPHKLAVMDLVSDLSPLARRVGAANVVIPQDLGLAAGNTDATGFAEPLAGRRFDHAIVVGAGGAARAVLAALAGRATWITILNRDADKAQALLDELVPAGAATALDGTIDQPADLLVNASSLGMAGQPDLPDLERHVMPDGLVYDLVYAPLETPLLKAARARGLATIDGLEMLIGQAGEAFERFFGAPAPRQYDAELRVLLTPDRGPRQAL
- a CDS encoding nucleoside triphosphate pyrophosphatase, with amino-acid sequence MLVLASTSASRRAMLSAAGVVHEAVSPGVDEDAAKAALRHLDGRGLADALAELKAVKISSRRPGDLVLGCDSTVQRDDGLLIDKPGEGLAEQLRALSGRTHRLHSAVVAAENGVPVWRHVARATMTMRALSDDFIAGYVLREGTAVAGCVGGYRIEGAGVQLFDRIDGDHWTIMGLPLLPLLGWLRVRGMLAS